A single window of Zea mays cultivar B73 chromosome 10, Zm-B73-REFERENCE-NAM-5.0, whole genome shotgun sequence DNA harbors:
- the LOC100501927 gene encoding uncharacterized protein LOC100501927 — MAAGAPAPEISYHLCSRDPSAHGRLLPIYADASMAAVAPAPDISSHLCSRARKSRLPTTPFHPWRLDILRSAPSPQHLSSHPLPQRSRPLGLAAAFPNSVCSRAPGAVLGRVPRLRGAQQQGAPLLALARPQHLQGPPVRRRRRGGQLRVRDPQRDAGVHPLLRERHGGSRCRRIPPSAASATAWPCRQPDSCAPSSSTCARTTRPFVACSWPTTPWSAGPWSAGANLSSTPPTASSSVASYRAPACPCPCANAASCRAPPTSATMAAASASTARSSSTSPGPTHRSSP; from the coding sequence ATGGCAGCCGGCGCGCCCGCGCCAGAAATTTCTTACCATTTGTGCAGCCGCGATCCCTCCGCGCACGGGCGACTCCTTCCCATCTATGCCGACGCATCCATGGCAGCCGTCGCGCCCGCGCCAGATATTTCTTCCCATTTGTGCAGCCGCGCCCGCAAATCTCGCCTCCCCACGACGCCCTTCCATCCATGGCGTCTCGACATCCTCCGCTCCGCTCCTAGCCCACAACATCTTTCTTCCCATCCTCTCCCTCAAAGATCTCGTCCACTTGGTCTCGCGGCTGCCTTCCCCAACAGCGTCTGCTCAAGGGCTCCGGGCGCTGTCCTCGGGAGAGTACCGCGTCTGCGGGGTGCTCAGCAGCAGGGAGCTCCACTGCTGGCGTTGGCGCGGCCTCAACATCTCCAGGGACCTCCGGTTCGCCGTCGCCGCCGTGGGGGACAGCTTCGTGTGCGGGATCCTCAAAGGGACGCCGGCGTCCATCCGTTGCTCCGGGAACGACACGGCGGCAGCCGCTGTCGCCGGATTCCACCATCCGCTGCTTCGGCGACGGCGTGGCCGTGCCGCCAGCCTGACTCGTGCGCGCCCAGTTCCTCGACGTGCGCGCGTACGACAAGGCCTTTTGTGGCGTGTTCATGGCCAACTACTCCCTGGTCTGCTGGGCCCTGGTCTGCTGGGGCGAACCTGAGTTCAACGCCACCAACCGCCTCGTCTTCGGTCGCGTCTTACCGGGCCCCTGCCTGCCCATGTCCTTGTGCCAATGCGGCGTCTTGCCGGGCTCCGCCAACCTCTGCGACGATGGCCGCTGCGTCTGCGTCGACTGCGCGTTCGAGCTCAACGTCGCCAGGCCCAACGCATCGCTCGTCCCCGTGA